A single Chitinispirillales bacterium DNA region contains:
- a CDS encoding adenylate kinase, which translates to MLNIVLFGPPGAGKGTQAKFITEKYKLGHISTGDILRGEIKQASGLGLQAKTIMEAGGLVGDDIIVQILEKYISENSAKFSGFLFDGFPRNLVQCYILEGMLSKLKTSLSMLISLDVPQEESVRRLLERAKIEGRADDTREVIQNRLKEYENKTLPVIKFYSEMNKAVSIKGTGSIEEITKLITAEIDRF; encoded by the coding sequence ATGTTGAATATCGTATTATTTGGACCTCCCGGCGCCGGTAAAGGCACGCAAGCGAAATTTATCACCGAAAAGTACAAATTAGGGCATATATCAACCGGCGATATTCTGCGCGGCGAAATTAAACAGGCGAGCGGATTGGGTTTGCAGGCAAAAACCATTATGGAAGCGGGCGGATTGGTCGGCGACGACATTATCGTGCAAATTTTGGAAAAATATATTTCCGAAAATTCCGCAAAATTCAGCGGATTTTTGTTTGACGGTTTTCCGCGTAACCTTGTTCAGTGTTACATTTTGGAAGGGATGCTTAGCAAACTTAAAACTTCGCTTTCGATGCTTATTTCTTTGGATGTTCCGCAGGAAGAATCGGTAAGACGTCTTTTGGAAAGAGCTAAAATTGAAGGACGGGCGGACGACACCCGGGAAGTTATTCAAAACCGCTTGAAAGAATACGAAAATAAAACGCTTCCCGTAATTAAATTTTACAGTGAAATGAATAAAGCGGTTTCAATTAAAGGGACGGGAAGCATTGAAGAAATAACAAAGTTGATTACCGCTGAAATAGATAGATTTTAA
- a CDS encoding acetate kinase, which yields MDSITLKSPISRKILVINCGSSSLKFTLFDTDKDGYCANGQVDRIGTGKPMGLSYEGGDSRFDKDIEAGDHKIAFEAMLKELTSKKYGVIESPDEISAVGHRVVHGGDAFYETTILTDEVIAKIEEISGLAPLHNPVNIVGIREAIKVFPKAKHAAVFDTAFHHTMPNFAFLYGLPYEYYSEKKIRRYGFHGTSHRFVSTKAAEFIGKKKEDLKIISCHLGNGGSVTAINAGKSVDTSMGLTPAEGVIMGTRSGSIDPAILLYLMDNYKMTSADLNKLLNKQSGLLGISGISNDMRDIAKAADDGNERAIAALKTFGYSVKKYVGSYLAVLGGADIIIFTGGIGLWNDAVRKEAVGGLEKLGIKLDPEKNKKANGTKTVSEISDNDSKTKILVIPTNEELMIASEMLEKL from the coding sequence ATGGACAGCATTACGCTCAAATCGCCGATATCCCGCAAAATCTTGGTCATAAACTGCGGGTCGTCATCGCTCAAATTTACGCTTTTTGATACCGACAAAGACGGATATTGTGCAAACGGGCAAGTCGATAGAATCGGAACAGGGAAACCTATGGGGCTTTCGTATGAAGGCGGCGATTCAAGATTCGACAAAGACATAGAAGCCGGAGATCATAAAATTGCATTTGAAGCGATGCTGAAAGAATTGACAAGTAAAAAATACGGCGTAATAGAAAGCCCCGATGAAATTTCGGCAGTCGGACACCGGGTCGTTCACGGCGGCGACGCTTTTTATGAAACTACGATTTTGACAGACGAAGTTATAGCAAAAATTGAAGAAATATCGGGACTCGCTCCGCTTCATAATCCGGTAAATATTGTAGGAATTCGTGAAGCGATTAAAGTTTTTCCTAAAGCGAAACATGCGGCTGTTTTTGACACAGCGTTTCACCATACAATGCCAAATTTTGCATTTTTATATGGGCTTCCGTATGAATATTACAGCGAGAAGAAAATTCGCCGATACGGTTTTCATGGAACATCGCACCGTTTTGTCTCAACTAAGGCGGCAGAGTTTATAGGCAAAAAAAAAGAAGATTTGAAAATTATAAGTTGCCATTTGGGAAACGGCGGTTCGGTAACGGCGATTAACGCCGGAAAATCCGTAGATACCTCAATGGGACTCACGCCTGCCGAAGGCGTTATAATGGGAACAAGGTCAGGAAGCATTGATCCTGCTATTTTACTTTATTTAATGGATAATTATAAAATGACCAGTGCGGATTTGAATAAATTACTCAATAAACAATCCGGACTTTTGGGAATTTCCGGAATTTCGAACGATATGCGTGATATTGCAAAAGCGGCGGATGATGGAAATGAAAGGGCTATTGCAGCGCTAAAAACATTCGGTTACAGCGTAAAAAAATATGTCGGCTCATATTTGGCGGTTTTAGGCGGTGCGGATATTATTATTTTTACCGGCGGGATCGGATTATGGAACGATGCGGTTCGTAAAGAAGCGGTTGGCGGGCTTGAAAAATTAGGAATTAAATTGGATCCGGAAAAAAACAAAAAGGCGAACGGGACGAAAACAGTTTCGGAAATTTCGGATAACGATTCCAAAACAAAAATTCTGGTAATTCCGACAAACGAAGAACTGATGATAGCCAGTGAGATGCTTGAGAAATTGTAA
- the gpmI gene encoding 2,3-bisphosphoglycerate-independent phosphoglycerate mutase, with protein sequence MPVKKPLVLIIRDGWGIGDHTESDMIWTANTEHAKYFEKTSPTTILETCGEAVGLPRGTMGNSEVGHLNIGAGRVVYQSLTRIDKSIRDGDFFENEVFLKAVKIAKERNAKIHMMGLIQEEGVHAATRHCHALLEFCKRQNFHNVLVHAFTDGRDTPPRSAAEHLAFLDEGFKKTGVGKLGVIVGRYYAMDRDNRWDRVKLAYDAIIRGLGTPANDWKEAVDDSYAKGEFDEFIKPYLIDGYKGVDKDDVIVFFNFRTDRTRELTKAIVEKDFSEFATVPNNIFFVGMTHFYDNGNFEEAYPEIKNENIFGKVLSDAGLKQLRCAETEKFAHVTFFFNDQNNDKFPNETHILVDSPKIATYDLQPEMSAYLVRDKLIAAIENEEFDVIICNFANGDMVGHTGVPEAIRKAVETVDACVYDVVKAVQKKNGIAILTADHGNADQIYLPDGSPMTAHSMNPVSLTIVGGGNLSLRNSGSLCDIAPTCLELLGIKQPKEMTGKSLISH encoded by the coding sequence CGAACATGCGAAATATTTTGAAAAAACAAGTCCTACGACTATTTTGGAAACTTGCGGAGAAGCTGTCGGACTTCCGCGCGGAACAATGGGAAATTCCGAAGTAGGTCATTTGAATATAGGCGCCGGAAGGGTTGTTTATCAGTCGCTTACAAGAATTGACAAATCGATCCGCGACGGTGATTTTTTTGAAAACGAAGTGTTTCTAAAAGCCGTAAAAATCGCAAAAGAAAGAAATGCTAAAATCCATATGATGGGACTGATTCAAGAAGAAGGCGTTCATGCCGCGACACGTCATTGCCATGCGCTTTTGGAATTTTGTAAAAGACAAAATTTTCATAATGTGCTTGTTCACGCTTTCACCGACGGGCGCGATACGCCGCCGAGATCAGCCGCAGAGCATTTGGCGTTTTTGGACGAAGGCTTCAAAAAAACCGGCGTAGGAAAACTTGGCGTCATAGTTGGAAGATATTACGCAATGGATAGAGACAATAGATGGGATCGTGTGAAATTAGCGTATGATGCGATAATAAGAGGTTTGGGAACGCCGGCAAACGATTGGAAAGAAGCTGTTGACGATTCTTACGCCAAAGGTGAATTTGACGAATTTATTAAGCCGTACTTAATTGACGGATACAAAGGCGTCGATAAAGACGATGTTATCGTGTTTTTTAATTTTAGAACCGATAGAACTCGCGAACTTACAAAAGCGATAGTGGAAAAAGATTTTTCAGAATTTGCAACTGTTCCTAATAACATTTTCTTTGTGGGAATGACGCATTTCTACGACAACGGAAATTTTGAGGAAGCGTATCCGGAAATTAAAAATGAAAATATTTTCGGCAAAGTGCTTTCTGATGCAGGACTTAAACAATTGCGTTGTGCGGAGACCGAAAAATTCGCTCACGTAACATTCTTTTTTAACGACCAAAACAACGATAAATTCCCAAATGAAACACATATCTTAGTGGATAGCCCGAAAATTGCAACCTACGATTTACAGCCGGAAATGAGCGCGTATTTGGTTCGTGATAAATTAATCGCCGCTATTGAAAACGAAGAATTTGATGTAATTATATGCAATTTCGCAAACGGTGATATGGTCGGGCACACCGGAGTCCCTGAGGCGATTCGTAAGGCTGTAGAAACCGTGGACGCATGCGTTTATGATGTGGTAAAAGCCGTCCAAAAGAAAAACGGAATTGCGATTTTAACGGCAGACCACGGAAACGCCGATCAAATTTACCTTCCCGACGGTTCTCCAATGACGGCGCATTCCATGAATCCCGTTTCTTTGACGATTGTCGGCGGTGGAAATTTAAGTTTACGTAACAGCGGGAGTTTGTGTGATATTGCGCCGACCTGTTTGGAACTTTTGGGTATAAAACAACCCAAAGAAATGACGGGGAAATCTCTAATTTCACATTAA
- a CDS encoding DUF4914 family protein, with product MAGVAIPANVKLSDELKDLLDNCKKLTIITSDEELLNASVADAQSDGYHYVAYDVPGKGSIVEAKICRVKNGISANYLDPYIRRRDPDAMVIGDDLPTDKDKYSDRFVGKKFSDTRKETFEWLKKQELTIFFFYSGVSEEVGYPTIAICPANAGFFAFGLAQLQGIIDIYKITKPFEIRAALFVAPPFRHTHFDGKQIVVHNRTKTYHEIFSYNLYPGPSAKKGIYSVLLHFGDSEGWLTAHASSVRVTTPYGKQVVVMHEGASGGGKSEMLEHIHRENDGTILFGINQKTNEKKKVVFNKVCSLEPNTDDMALCHPKHQKGDGKLWLTDAESAWFIRTDHITHYGVDPDIESKTVAPKEPLLFLNMDTVPGGTALVWDHIEDSPGKRCPNPRYIFPRRLVEHVVQEPVAVDIRSFGLRAPCCMKENPSYGIVGLVHILPPAIAWLWRLVAPRGFANPSIVEKAQGMSAEGVGSYWPFVTGKRVRQANLLLEQIVNTPKTVFVLIPNQHIGIWKVGFAGEWIAREYLARRNMPVKRDEVVEARCQLLGYSFKEIEFEGNVFQRSLLRVEYQEEIGEQAYDEGAKQLTEFFKKELEIYRNDSNLLPLGKKIIDTFFADGKIGDYLALIGSDVVA from the coding sequence ATGGCTGGAGTAGCTATTCCTGCGAATGTAAAATTATCGGACGAATTGAAAGATTTGCTTGATAATTGTAAAAAACTCACGATTATAACTTCAGACGAAGAATTGCTAAACGCTTCTGTGGCTGACGCACAATCCGACGGATATCATTATGTCGCCTACGACGTACCGGGCAAAGGGAGTATTGTCGAAGCAAAAATTTGCAGAGTTAAAAACGGAATTTCAGCGAATTATCTTGACCCATATATTAGAAGAAGAGATCCGGACGCCATGGTCATAGGCGACGATTTACCGACGGATAAAGATAAATATTCCGACAGATTCGTCGGTAAAAAATTCTCAGACACTCGCAAAGAGACGTTTGAATGGCTAAAGAAACAGGAATTGACGATATTTTTCTTTTATTCCGGAGTTTCTGAGGAAGTAGGTTATCCGACAATCGCGATTTGTCCTGCAAACGCCGGATTTTTTGCGTTCGGCTTGGCGCAACTGCAAGGGATTATTGATATTTATAAGATAACCAAACCGTTTGAAATTCGTGCGGCTTTATTCGTTGCGCCCCCGTTTAGGCATACCCATTTCGACGGTAAACAGATAGTAGTTCATAATAGAACAAAGACATATCATGAAATATTTTCTTATAATTTATACCCGGGACCTTCGGCTAAAAAAGGTATTTATTCGGTTCTTTTACACTTCGGAGATTCAGAAGGATGGCTTACGGCGCACGCTTCGTCCGTTCGCGTAACGACGCCTTACGGAAAACAGGTCGTTGTTATGCACGAAGGAGCCAGCGGCGGTGGAAAATCCGAAATGCTCGAACATATTCACCGTGAAAACGACGGAACTATTTTGTTCGGCATAAACCAAAAAACAAATGAAAAGAAAAAAGTGGTTTTCAATAAAGTTTGTTCACTTGAACCGAATACGGACGATATGGCGTTATGTCATCCCAAACATCAGAAAGGCGATGGGAAACTATGGCTGACCGACGCCGAAAGTGCGTGGTTTATAAGAACCGATCATATTACGCATTATGGAGTAGATCCGGATATTGAATCGAAAACCGTCGCTCCAAAAGAACCTCTTTTATTCTTGAATATGGATACGGTTCCCGGCGGAACGGCTCTCGTTTGGGATCACATTGAGGATTCGCCCGGTAAAAGATGTCCGAATCCTCGATATATTTTTCCGCGTCGATTAGTTGAACATGTAGTCCAAGAACCCGTTGCGGTTGATATTAGAAGTTTTGGACTTCGCGCTCCATGCTGTATGAAAGAAAACCCGTCTTACGGAATTGTAGGACTCGTCCATATTCTTCCGCCGGCGATTGCTTGGTTATGGCGTTTGGTCGCTCCCAGAGGATTTGCAAATCCAAGTATCGTTGAAAAAGCGCAAGGGATGAGCGCCGAAGGCGTAGGGTCGTATTGGCCGTTTGTTACCGGAAAAAGAGTCCGTCAAGCGAATTTATTGCTTGAACAGATAGTCAATACCCCAAAAACCGTATTTGTTTTGATCCCGAACCAGCATATAGGCATTTGGAAGGTAGGTTTCGCCGGAGAGTGGATTGCACGCGAATATTTGGCTCGCAGAAATATGCCGGTTAAAAGAGATGAAGTTGTTGAAGCAAGGTGTCAACTTTTGGGATATTCTTTCAAAGAGATAGAATTTGAAGGAAATGTGTTCCAACGTTCTTTACTCCGCGTAGAATATCAAGAGGAAATAGGCGAACAAGCATACGATGAAGGTGCGAAACAACTTACGGAATTTTTCAAGAAAGAGCTTGAAATTTATAGAAACGATTCCAATTTGCTTCCGCTTGGAAAGAAAATTATTGATACATTCTTTGCAGACGGGAAAATCGGCGATTATCTCGCATTAATAGGTTCGGACGTCGTCGCTTAA
- the tal gene encoding transaldolase, giving the protein MTLLEQLKKNTTIVEDTGDIDTIKKHKPQDATTNPSLLLQAAKLVQYRNLISNALETSKDNCENLLDSMRPILEKLSVNFAKEILAIIPGRCSVEIDPTLSFDTENTIFSAKRLISLFEKDGISRKRVLIKIAATWEGINAARRLEKENIHCNLTLLFSFAQAVACAEAKVKLISPFVGRILDWYKKAENVDSYPAAMDPGVLSVGKIYNYYKKFDYKTEIMGASFRNIGEITELAGCDLLTIAPNFIEELSTTQGNLQPKLSESAAKNSSIEKISIDEKTFRWLHNEDAMATEKLAEGIRKFTADLTTLAKFLN; this is encoded by the coding sequence ATGACCTTACTTGAACAATTAAAAAAAAATACGACTATAGTTGAAGACACAGGCGATATAGACACGATAAAAAAACATAAACCGCAGGACGCGACCACAAATCCGTCTCTTCTTTTACAGGCGGCAAAGCTTGTGCAATACCGAAATCTCATTTCAAACGCACTTGAAACGTCTAAAGATAACTGCGAAAATTTACTTGACTCCATGCGTCCGATTTTGGAAAAACTGTCGGTAAATTTTGCAAAAGAAATTTTGGCTATTATACCGGGAAGATGTTCGGTGGAAATCGACCCGACACTTTCTTTTGATACGGAAAATACGATTTTTTCGGCTAAGCGATTAATTTCTTTGTTTGAAAAAGACGGAATTTCGCGAAAACGAGTTCTCATTAAAATTGCAGCGACTTGGGAAGGAATAAACGCGGCGCGGCGGTTGGAAAAAGAAAATATTCACTGCAATTTAACCTTACTTTTCAGTTTCGCACAAGCGGTTGCATGCGCCGAGGCGAAAGTAAAACTCATATCGCCGTTTGTAGGCAGAATTTTAGATTGGTACAAAAAAGCGGAAAATGTCGATTCTTATCCTGCCGCAATGGATCCGGGAGTACTTTCTGTCGGCAAAATTTACAATTATTATAAAAAATTCGACTATAAAACCGAAATTATGGGTGCAAGTTTTAGAAATATCGGTGAAATAACGGAGTTAGCCGGATGTGATTTGCTTACGATCGCGCCGAATTTTATTGAAGAACTTTCGACTACACAGGGAAATTTACAGCCAAAACTTTCGGAAAGCGCGGCAAAAAATTCATCGATAGAAAAAATATCAATTGACGAAAAAACTTTTCGCTGGCTTCATAACGAAGACGCAATGGCGACAGAAAAACTTGCGGAAGGAATAAGAAAGTTTACCGCAGACCTTACAACTCTCGCTAAATTTCTAAATTAA
- a CDS encoding HDOD domain-containing protein, which produces MVRLLLVDNSPQNLEVYKALFIGKEEQWNCQFADSIKDVFDKLSNADFDIIVADVKMPVLNGIPLLETVAQMYPNIIRVVLVPALSADYPKHFVKFAHRIVVRPVSGEKLETLIIRIHRLYKTIMHPQGMRFIDGLEKIPSLPKVYGDLVAELESPSPSVKKAGFIIAKDIGMSAAILKMVNSAYFGLDKRVTSPELAVSLLGLDIVQGLVLTAHLFSAFSNAETKLLNLEVIVDHCLIVGSFAKDIAIYENLPSNVIDSLHIAGILHDIGRLIFASHSPKLYRNIMEIAAQENRPLYEVEQELLGIMHAEVGAYLLGLWGLPELVIELIAYHHSEEIPEFLAVELSILKAADVYSKNIHSTNSLDSSESSDNTLSTIPIFREKKEKWYNVCIESFRKSAENNI; this is translated from the coding sequence ATGGTAAGATTGTTATTAGTTGATAATTCTCCGCAGAATTTGGAAGTTTATAAAGCGCTCTTTATCGGCAAGGAAGAACAATGGAACTGTCAGTTCGCAGACAGTATAAAAGACGTATTTGATAAATTATCAAACGCTGATTTTGATATAATAGTCGCAGACGTTAAAATGCCGGTACTTAACGGTATTCCGCTTTTGGAAACAGTAGCGCAAATGTATCCAAATATTATACGCGTAGTTTTAGTTCCGGCTTTGAGCGCCGATTATCCCAAACATTTTGTGAAATTTGCGCATAGAATAGTTGTTAGACCCGTTTCAGGCGAAAAACTTGAAACATTGATAATCAGGATTCATCGCTTATACAAAACTATTATGCATCCTCAAGGAATGCGTTTTATTGACGGATTGGAAAAAATTCCGTCACTGCCGAAAGTATATGGCGATTTGGTCGCCGAATTGGAAAGTCCGTCGCCGTCGGTAAAAAAAGCCGGATTTATTATTGCCAAAGACATAGGAATGAGTGCGGCTATACTAAAGATGGTAAATTCCGCTTATTTCGGATTAGATAAAAGGGTAACATCGCCTGAATTGGCGGTTTCGCTTTTAGGACTTGATATTGTTCAGGGATTGGTTTTGACGGCGCATTTGTTTTCTGCATTTTCAAACGCCGAAACGAAACTTCTTAATCTTGAAGTAATCGTAGATCATTGTTTGATCGTAGGAAGCTTCGCTAAAGACATAGCCATATATGAGAATCTTCCGTCAAATGTTATTGATTCGCTTCATATAGCCGGAATTCTACACGATATAGGACGGCTTATTTTCGCTTCGCATTCGCCGAAACTTTATCGTAATATTATGGAAATAGCGGCTCAAGAAAATCGTCCCCTGTATGAAGTCGAACAAGAACTTCTGGGAATTATGCACGCAGAAGTCGGTGCGTATCTGCTTGGTCTATGGGGACTTCCGGAATTAGTCATAGAACTCATTGCATACCACCATTCGGAAGAAATACCGGAGTTTCTCGCCGTTGAGTTGAGTATATTAAAGGCGGCGGATGTTTACAGTAAAAATATTCATTCGACAAACAGTCTGGACTCGTCCGAATCTTCGGATAACACGCTTTCGACCATTCCTATTTTTAGAGAAAAAAAAGAAAAATGGTATAATGTTTGCATCGAATCGTTCCGTAAATCCGCAGAAAATAACATTTGA